A genome region from Tolypothrix sp. PCC 7712 includes the following:
- a CDS encoding Crp/Fnr family transcriptional regulator gives MALSQIVTTQPSKNTKQIFTRRSFLPEHPGVLWKIETGFVRTFTYLEDGTTVALGLWGPGDIVGKSLSKLDPYQMECLTKVEAKILLLEEWHQPTDILLAHIQQAEELMVIRSYKKVDTMLIKLLAWLSKRFGSEVDKGRLIDMRLTHEDLAEILGSTRVTITRVLGQFEQEGLINRLSLHRIILKQEDIWYYEI, from the coding sequence ATGGCTCTCTCACAAATTGTTACTACTCAACCAAGTAAAAACACTAAGCAGATTTTTACTCGCAGGTCATTTTTACCAGAACATCCAGGGGTTTTGTGGAAAATTGAAACAGGCTTTGTTCGCACGTTTACCTATTTAGAAGATGGTACTACAGTTGCTTTAGGATTGTGGGGGCCAGGGGATATAGTAGGGAAAAGTTTATCTAAGTTAGACCCCTATCAAATGGAGTGTCTCACTAAAGTAGAAGCAAAAATTTTACTGTTAGAAGAATGGCACCAACCTACAGATATTTTATTAGCTCACATTCAACAAGCGGAAGAGTTGATGGTGATTCGTAGCTATAAAAAAGTAGATACGATGCTGATTAAATTATTAGCATGGTTATCTAAAAGATTCGGCTCGGAAGTTGACAAGGGACGTTTAATTGATATGCGTCTTACTCACGAAGACCTTGCAGAAATATTAGGTTCAACGCGTGTCACCATCACACGCGTTTTAGGGCAATTTGAGCAAGAAGGATTAATTAATCGCCTGTCTTTACATCGTATCATATTAAAGCAAGAAGACATTTGGTATTATGAAATTTAG